A genomic stretch from Chitinophagales bacterium includes:
- a CDS encoding 50S ribosomal protein L1, giving the protein MYITKKRKQANTKVKFGMAYTLQDASSLIKEVSTPKFDASIDLHIRLGVDPRKADQAIRGVANLPHGTGKTKRVLVLCNPDKEAEARESGADYFGLQEYVEKIEKGWTEVDVIIATPSVMPKIARLGKILGPRNLMPNPKSGTVTDNVADAVKEVKGGKIAFRVDKQGIIHASVGRVSFPKEKILENANELIHTVIKMKPSSAKGIYLKSITMASTMSPGISIDTKPLIS; this is encoded by the coding sequence GTGTATATAACCAAGAAACGCAAACAGGCCAATACGAAGGTTAAATTTGGCATGGCCTACACCTTGCAGGATGCATCATCGCTGATCAAGGAAGTTTCAACACCTAAATTTGATGCATCTATTGACCTACACATTCGCCTTGGTGTAGATCCGAGAAAGGCTGATCAGGCAATTCGCGGTGTTGCAAACCTGCCCCATGGCACAGGTAAAACAAAACGGGTACTTGTGTTATGTAACCCGGATAAGGAAGCTGAAGCAAGGGAATCCGGGGCCGATTATTTTGGTTTACAGGAATACGTTGAAAAAATTGAAAAGGGCTGGACGGAAGTAGATGTCATTATCGCTACTCCCAGCGTAATGCCGAAGATTGCGAGGCTGGGAAAGATCTTAGGCCCGCGTAATCTGATGCCAAATCCCAAGTCGGGTACTGTTACAGATAATGTGGCAGACGCTGTTAAGGAGGTGAAAGGAGGAAAGATTGCTTTCCGGGTTGACAAACAGGGAATTATTCATGCCTCTGTAGGCCGTGTTTCTTTTCCAAAAGAAAAGATTCTGGAAAATGCCAATGAGTTAATTCATACAGTAATCAAAATGAAACCATCTTCAGCAAAGGGCATTTACTTGAAGAGTATTACTATGGCAAGCACAATGAGTCCCGGAATTTCTATTGATACCAAACCGCTAATCAGCTAA
- a CDS encoding 50S ribosomal protein L10 — MEKAGKKEAIDALTQRFSRATNFYIADASNLTVAEINRLRRICYREKVEFRVAKNTLIKKALQQVGNGYEELFNSLNGPTSLMFSDTANVPAKVIKEFRKGNQKPILKAAYIDSAIFIGDNTLDDLFNLKSKNELIGGILAMLQSPAKNIISALQSGGSNLSGILKTLSNKE, encoded by the coding sequence ATGGAAAAAGCAGGAAAAAAGGAAGCCATTGATGCACTGACGCAAAGATTTTCCAGGGCTACTAATTTTTATATAGCCGATGCATCGAATCTGACTGTGGCGGAGATTAACAGGCTGCGGCGCATTTGCTATCGCGAAAAGGTAGAATTTCGCGTCGCCAAAAATACACTGATCAAAAAAGCGCTTCAGCAAGTTGGGAATGGATATGAAGAGTTGTTCAATTCGTTGAATGGACCAACTTCATTAATGTTTAGTGATACGGCAAATGTACCTGCAAAAGTTATTAAAGAATTCAGAAAAGGGAACCAGAAGCCCATTTTAAAGGCAGCATATATTGATTCTGCTATTTTTATTGGAGATAACACACTTGATGACCTTTTTAATCTTAAATCTAAAAATGAACTGATCGGAGGGATACTGGCCATGCTTCAATCTCCTGCAAAGAATATAATAAGTGCTTTGCAAAGTGGTGGCAGCAATCTTAGCGGCATACTGAAAACATTAAGCAATAAGGAATAA
- a CDS encoding D-2-hydroxyacid dehydrogenase — protein sequence MIRILANDGMEQSAQEMLKQAGFEVVTGKISQEDLINHINEFEVLTVRSATKVRKPLIDAITTIRLIIRGGVGLDNIDVEYAQQKGITVKNTPFSSTQSVAELVFAHLTGLVRFFPESNREMPQRGIERFKELKEKFSKGSELKGKTIGFIGFGNIGQATAKIAIGCGMNVLAYDLYPRDWNLELNLMNQTKISFPIFPSGKEELLRNSDIISIHSAGSAEVITSEEINVLKTGVIIINCARGGAIKEEVLINALNTGKVSYAGLDVFEEEPTHNSALLQHPRVSLTPHIGASTKEAQQRIGRDVADIILNFKF from the coding sequence ATGATAAGGATACTTGCCAATGACGGCATGGAGCAATCTGCCCAGGAAATGCTTAAACAAGCCGGCTTCGAAGTAGTAACAGGCAAAATTTCACAGGAGGATTTAATCAACCATATTAATGAATTCGAAGTTCTTACAGTGCGCAGTGCCACAAAAGTCCGTAAACCGTTAATTGATGCCATTACCACAATAAGATTAATCATTCGCGGCGGAGTTGGACTCGATAACATTGATGTGGAATATGCACAGCAAAAAGGAATCACGGTAAAAAATACTCCCTTCTCCTCCACTCAATCTGTAGCAGAATTAGTATTTGCTCATTTAACAGGATTGGTTCGTTTTTTTCCTGAATCTAATCGTGAGATGCCTCAACGCGGAATTGAAAGATTTAAAGAATTGAAGGAAAAATTTTCCAAAGGCAGTGAATTGAAAGGAAAAACAATAGGCTTTATAGGCTTTGGAAATATCGGGCAGGCCACAGCAAAAATTGCTATTGGCTGCGGGATGAATGTGCTTGCATATGACCTCTATCCAAGAGATTGGAATCTTGAATTGAATCTGATGAACCAGACAAAAATTTCCTTTCCAATTTTTCCTTCAGGCAAAGAAGAATTGTTGCGAAATAGTGATATCATCTCTATTCACAGTGCCGGGTCAGCTGAGGTAATAACCAGCGAAGAAATCAATGTATTGAAAACAGGTGTTATCATTATAAACTGTGCCCGCGGTGGAGCTATTAAAGAGGAAGTATTGATTAATGCTCTGAATACAGGAAAGGTTTCCTATGCGGGCCTCGATGTTTTTGAGGAAGAGCCGACACATAATTCCGCGTTGCTTCAGCATCCGCGGGTATCTTTAACACCGCACATTGGCGCATCTACCAAAGAAGCACAGCAGCGTATCGGTAGAGATGTTGCAGATATCATTTTGAATTTCAAATTTTGA
- a CDS encoding arylsulfatase yields the protein MKTIFFTTGLAMFWFCGFTQQTLPVVPKTNPQLGDTYLDSKADYPQPIKARKGNPNILIIMLDDVGFGASSTFGGPVNTPTCDWLARNGLLYNQFHTTALCSPSRAALLTGRNHHSAGTGVITEFGTGFPGYTGIIPKETALTAEILRDNGYSTAAFGKWHNTPDNEISVIGPFDHWPTYMGFEYFYGFQGGETNQWFPSIYENTVPVITSSSPAQAYNFMTDMTDKAVNFMEQQKAAAPDKPFYLYFAPGATHAPHQPLPEYRDKYKGEFNMGWDKLREITFEHQKQLHIIPNDALLTPRPMEIPSWEEQSTEAKKLYEKFMENYAGYLEYADAPTGRLIDELKKLNQLNNTLVIYIMGDNGASLEGSLYGTCNEFKGLNGYPENIENNLKWLNKIGTPETAPNYPVAWAWAMNTPFQWGKQIASHLGGIRNGMVISWPNRIKDTGQIRSQFHHLIDIAPTILDATQIPAPTVINGVTQKPIEGVSMLYTFDKPDAPSEHHIQYFEMFMCRGLYKDGWFACTRHNRVPWMHSSSTAQNFNKDEWELYNLDEDYSQAITLAAKDSVKLKELKNLFWEEALKYNVLPLDDRTGERGNTTFRPNLNAGRKTFIYYNTSTRIPEGIAANIKMKSYEIRADIIIPQKDAEGVIITQGGNSAGWSLIVKNGKAIFIYNWFGENVYMIASSGKLPTGDVTIRFQFIWDGGKPDAGGSGILYINSKKEAEGRIEKTVSRRFSLETLDVGIDYGTSVCNEIYNAPFPYNGTIKTVTIDLK from the coding sequence ATGAAGACAATATTTTTTACAACTGGATTAGCTATGTTTTGGTTTTGCGGATTTACTCAGCAAACATTGCCGGTTGTTCCAAAAACAAATCCTCAGTTAGGTGATACCTATTTAGATTCTAAAGCAGACTATCCACAACCAATAAAAGCCCGCAAAGGCAATCCAAATATTTTAATAATAATGCTGGATGATGTTGGATTTGGTGCATCAAGTACATTTGGAGGCCCGGTAAACACCCCGACATGTGACTGGCTTGCAAGAAATGGATTACTCTACAATCAATTTCATACTACAGCTCTATGTTCACCATCCCGTGCTGCACTTTTAACCGGTCGCAACCATCATTCTGCAGGAACTGGTGTAATTACGGAATTTGGAACTGGATTCCCCGGCTATACGGGAATAATTCCAAAGGAAACAGCTCTTACAGCGGAAATACTGCGCGATAATGGTTATAGCACAGCAGCTTTTGGAAAATGGCATAACACCCCCGATAATGAAATAAGTGTCATTGGGCCTTTTGACCATTGGCCAACCTACATGGGTTTTGAATATTTTTATGGATTTCAAGGAGGAGAAACCAACCAATGGTTTCCTTCAATCTATGAGAACACAGTGCCCGTTATTACTTCCTCAAGTCCGGCACAGGCTTATAATTTTATGACGGATATGACCGATAAAGCGGTCAATTTTATGGAACAACAAAAGGCAGCTGCTCCGGATAAGCCGTTTTATTTATACTTCGCTCCAGGCGCCACTCATGCGCCTCACCAGCCATTACCGGAGTACCGTGATAAATATAAAGGCGAATTCAATATGGGCTGGGATAAATTAAGAGAGATCACATTTGAACATCAAAAGCAACTTCACATTATTCCTAACGATGCATTGCTTACTCCCCGGCCCATGGAAATTCCTTCCTGGGAGGAGCAATCCACGGAAGCGAAAAAACTTTATGAGAAATTTATGGAGAATTACGCCGGTTATCTGGAATATGCCGATGCTCCGACAGGACGCCTAATAGATGAGCTAAAAAAGCTAAATCAATTGAACAATACACTGGTTATCTATATCATGGGTGATAATGGTGCAAGCCTTGAAGGGAGTTTGTACGGTACATGTAATGAATTTAAAGGATTAAACGGTTATCCGGAAAACATTGAAAATAACTTAAAATGGTTAAATAAAATCGGTACACCTGAAACTGCACCAAACTATCCGGTAGCATGGGCATGGGCTATGAATACTCCCTTCCAATGGGGAAAACAGATCGCCTCACATCTCGGAGGTATTCGGAATGGCATGGTAATCTCATGGCCCAACCGTATAAAGGACACCGGTCAAATAAGATCTCAATTTCACCATTTGATCGATATTGCTCCTACAATATTGGATGCAACCCAGATACCTGCACCAACTGTAATAAATGGTGTTACACAAAAACCTATTGAAGGGGTCAGCATGCTGTATACTTTTGATAAGCCTGATGCTCCTTCAGAACATCACATTCAATATTTCGAGATGTTTATGTGCCGCGGTTTATATAAAGATGGCTGGTTCGCTTGTACCCGTCACAACCGCGTACCATGGATGCATAGTTCAAGCACTGCACAAAATTTTAACAAAGATGAATGGGAACTGTATAATTTAGATGAGGATTATTCACAAGCAATAACTCTTGCAGCGAAAGATTCAGTCAAGCTTAAAGAATTAAAGAATTTATTTTGGGAAGAAGCGCTAAAATACAATGTACTACCCCTTGATGATCGCACTGGGGAAAGAGGGAATACTACATTTCGCCCCAATCTTAATGCCGGTCGCAAAACATTTATATACTATAACACATCCACCAGGATTCCTGAAGGTATTGCAGCCAACATTAAGATGAAGTCATATGAAATAAGGGCAGATATAATCATCCCTCAAAAAGATGCAGAAGGCGTTATCATAACCCAGGGTGGTAATAGTGCTGGCTGGTCATTGATTGTAAAAAACGGCAAGGCAATTTTTATTTATAATTGGTTTGGTGAAAATGTATATATGATTGCGTCTTCCGGGAAACTTCCGACTGGCGATGTAACTATACGATTTCAATTCATATGGGATGGTGGTAAACCTGATGCCGGTGGAAGCGGAATACTGTATATTAATTCAAAGAAAGAGGCTGAGGGAAGAATTGAAAAAACAGTTTCAAGACGATTTAGCCTCGAAACCCTGGATGTAGGTATTGATTATGGAACCTCCGTTTGCAACGAAATATATAATGCACCATTTCCATATAATGGGACCATAAAAACAGTGACAATAGATTTAAAATAG
- a CDS encoding TonB-dependent receptor, whose translation MNLKAVSALIFSYYSICFTCSGQSPDVLVNGEIRDDATNELLPGATVLAKDNTMGTITDNRGQFQLILSPIKDSLNLYISYIGYESSKVKIDSFTTYLEIRLKSNQLIANEVVVTASRINERILESPVSILKLDPIAIRLTASENFYTALSNYKGVDILTNSILYKTINTRGFNNSANLRMVQLVDGINNSLIGLGWPLGNVLGPTDLDVERVELIPGAASALYGANAFNGLIYISTKDPFSYPGLSVQIKNGINRLGNTSTSAAWYTDMQLRYAQAINKHLGFKVNLGYIKGSDWVVTDSSDLDYHVSLANRGANDPGRDAVNIYGDEVVAPLPLAVNSVYVSRTGYYIKDLMDNTSYSFKVNGSVNYKLTNTLQLSDAFSFAQATVRFNNQFDLKNIKLYSNKLELSGDNFFVRGSIAADDLGDTYNSKYLALIINNRWKQNKSWFSDFRKAYSGLIENVAENDFEAARDYADIGRLVPGTLAFDHVKDSLKALPFGKGSKVIDHSSRYYFQGEYNFSQLIKSVSLIAGADYSISNLKSDSSIFIDTPGHPIFFNQYAVYAQATKKIFRDRLKLLASLRLDKIDIYKGVWSPRLAAVFHPDDENYIRASFQTGFRLPGPQDLYNDIDLGPQHLLGGLPMVDAPYQVHYHSFTYESQSLFSDTVRNYLLRNPGLLDSAISKYKELLMAAPYGYIKPEKIQTFELGYQRLWNNGKLYTDIDYFHNKYTNLISQVKLIKPGVGGPENDSITSAAYAIYASNYVTYVIPANAFNIVNVDGIEASVSYAFPKGFLLSGNLTFIRSNITPEKLLPGLRTPPLKSNVTLSKTNAFRNIGFMINWRWTDAIARWDNLNDITNIDNSLPAVNIIDAEVSYHFTKLNTTLKIGASNLFNYYHQDYPGGSSIGGIYYVSFLYEIFKLRP comes from the coding sequence ATGAATTTAAAAGCAGTTTCAGCTCTTATCTTCTCATACTATTCAATTTGCTTTACTTGTTCAGGACAATCGCCGGATGTATTGGTTAATGGTGAAATCAGAGATGATGCAACCAATGAATTACTGCCAGGCGCTACTGTTTTAGCTAAAGATAACACTATGGGTACTATTACCGATAATAGAGGCCAGTTCCAGCTCATCCTGTCACCCATTAAAGATTCGCTTAATCTGTATATCAGCTATATAGGTTATGAATCATCAAAAGTAAAAATTGATTCCTTCACTACTTATCTTGAAATTAGACTTAAAAGCAATCAATTAATTGCAAATGAAGTAGTGGTAACAGCATCCCGGATTAATGAGCGGATTTTGGAATCCCCTGTTTCCATTCTAAAACTTGATCCCATTGCTATAAGATTAACGGCATCAGAAAATTTCTATACTGCCCTTTCAAATTATAAGGGTGTGGATATTCTTACCAATTCAATATTGTATAAAACAATAAATACGAGGGGATTTAACAATAGTGCAAATTTAAGAATGGTTCAATTGGTGGATGGAATCAATAATTCATTAATAGGATTAGGATGGCCTTTGGGTAATGTTCTTGGACCAACAGATTTAGATGTTGAAAGAGTCGAATTAATTCCCGGAGCGGCTTCGGCTCTCTATGGTGCAAATGCCTTTAATGGATTGATTTATATAAGTACTAAAGATCCGTTTTCATATCCAGGGCTTTCAGTTCAAATTAAAAATGGTATAAACCGCTTAGGAAACACTTCTACAAGCGCAGCATGGTATACAGATATGCAATTGCGATATGCCCAAGCCATTAACAAGCACCTTGGCTTTAAAGTAAATCTTGGATATATTAAAGGAAGTGATTGGGTAGTTACAGATTCTTCTGATCTGGACTATCATGTTTCACTGGCAAACCGGGGGGCAAATGACCCCGGCAGAGATGCAGTAAATATCTATGGAGATGAAGTAGTTGCTCCTCTTCCTCTCGCAGTGAATAGTGTGTATGTTTCCCGCACCGGTTATTATATTAAGGATTTAATGGATAATACTTCCTATTCATTTAAAGTAAATGGCTCGGTTAATTATAAACTTACGAATACGTTACAACTATCGGATGCCTTTAGCTTTGCTCAGGCTACAGTTAGGTTTAACAATCAATTTGATTTGAAAAATATAAAGTTGTATTCGAATAAGCTGGAGCTTTCCGGAGATAACTTTTTCGTTCGGGGATCTATAGCAGCTGATGATTTGGGAGATACCTACAACTCAAAATATTTAGCTTTAATAATTAATAACCGATGGAAGCAAAACAAATCTTGGTTTTCTGATTTTAGAAAAGCCTATTCAGGATTGATTGAAAATGTTGCCGAAAATGATTTTGAAGCAGCGCGTGATTATGCTGATATCGGCCGTTTAGTTCCTGGCACTTTAGCTTTTGACCACGTTAAGGATAGTTTAAAAGCTCTTCCTTTTGGAAAAGGATCAAAGGTGATTGATCATTCATCACGTTATTATTTTCAGGGCGAATACAATTTTAGTCAGCTGATAAAAAGTGTAAGTTTAATCGCAGGTGCAGACTATTCGATATCCAATCTTAAATCTGATTCAAGTATTTTTATTGATACCCCGGGGCATCCTATTTTCTTTAATCAATATGCCGTGTATGCACAGGCAACAAAAAAAATTTTCCGTGACCGGTTAAAGCTATTAGCGTCGCTTCGTCTTGATAAAATTGATATTTATAAAGGTGTATGGTCGCCCCGGCTTGCAGCCGTATTTCATCCCGATGATGAAAATTATATCCGTGCCTCGTTTCAAACTGGCTTTCGCTTGCCGGGTCCTCAGGATTTATACAATGACATTGATCTTGGTCCTCAGCACTTGTTAGGCGGATTACCAATGGTTGATGCACCTTACCAGGTTCACTATCATTCCTTCACCTATGAATCACAATCTCTTTTTTCTGATACCGTACGCAATTATTTGCTGAGAAATCCGGGCTTATTAGATTCTGCAATAAGTAAATACAAAGAGTTGCTCATGGCGGCGCCCTATGGCTATATTAAGCCGGAAAAAATTCAAACGTTCGAATTAGGTTATCAGCGTCTTTGGAACAATGGAAAATTATATACGGATATAGATTATTTCCATAACAAATATACCAATCTTATCAGCCAGGTGAAGCTTATTAAACCCGGGGTTGGCGGTCCTGAAAATGATTCAATAACCAGCGCTGCCTATGCGATCTATGCATCTAATTATGTAACCTATGTAATACCTGCAAATGCATTTAATATAGTAAATGTTGACGGAATAGAAGCCTCAGTTTCATATGCATTTCCTAAGGGGTTTCTTCTTTCTGGTAACTTAACCTTTATACGTTCTAACATTACACCGGAAAAGCTATTACCGGGTCTTCGCACCCCGCCCTTAAAGAGCAATGTTACTCTTAGTAAAACAAATGCTTTCAGGAATATTGGCTTTATGATCAATTGGAGGTGGACAGATGCCATTGCCCGCTGGGATAATCTTAATGATATTACCAATATCGATAATAGCCTGCCTGCTGTCAATATAATAGATGCTGAGGTCAGCTATCATTTTACCAAATTAAACACAACCTTAAAAATTGGTGCGTCTAATCTGTTTAACTACTACCATCAGGATTACCCAGGCGGATCATCCATTGGAGGAATCTATTATGTTTCATTTCTCTATGAAATTTTTAAGCTGAGACCTTAA
- a CDS encoding response regulator, with translation MPGNSLVLFIIDDDSAAMHSLKNFVERKYPGIEVATFGSGESALVELHRKPDVIVLDYHLKNEKEELNGIEILKRIKDLLPHTPIIFMSDDDHENVAANIVKYGAYDYIVRGSGAYQRLEIMINNATGHLSLHRQIRVQRIFNIVFILLLFIAFAAIFLDRYF, from the coding sequence ATGCCGGGCAATTCTTTGGTTCTTTTTATAATTGATGATGATAGCGCTGCTATGCATTCATTAAAAAATTTTGTAGAGCGGAAATATCCCGGAATAGAGGTGGCTACTTTTGGGTCCGGAGAAAGTGCTTTGGTGGAATTACATCGTAAGCCTGATGTAATAGTTTTGGATTATCATTTAAAAAATGAAAAGGAGGAATTAAACGGGATTGAAATATTGAAGCGCATTAAAGATCTATTGCCTCATACGCCCATTATTTTTATGTCGGACGACGACCATGAGAATGTGGCTGCAAACATTGTTAAATACGGAGCTTACGATTATATAGTACGCGGTAGCGGAGCTTACCAGAGATTGGAAATTATGATCAATAATGCTACAGGTCATCTATCATTACACCGGCAGATAAGAGTTCAGCGTATCTTTAACATTGTCTTTATTCTTCTGCTGTTTATAGCATTTGCTGCCATATTCCTGGATCGTTATTTCTAA
- the rplL gene encoding 50S ribosomal protein L7/L12: MADLKTFAEQLVNLTVKEVSELAQILKSDYGIEPAAAAPVMAAGGGGAQAPVVEEKTAFDVILKAAGGQKLTVVKVVKDLTGLGLKEAKDLVDGAPKPVKEGVSKEEAESIKTKLTEAGAEVEVK; encoded by the coding sequence ATGGCGGACTTAAAAACATTTGCTGAACAATTAGTAAACCTGACAGTAAAAGAGGTTAGCGAATTAGCTCAGATTTTAAAATCAGATTACGGTATTGAGCCTGCAGCTGCAGCTCCTGTAATGGCTGCTGGCGGTGGTGGGGCACAGGCTCCGGTTGTTGAAGAAAAAACAGCTTTTGATGTAATTTTAAAAGCTGCAGGTGGTCAAAAATTAACAGTTGTAAAAGTTGTTAAAGACTTAACAGGTCTTGGCTTAAAAGAGGCGAAAGATTTGGTAGATGGTGCTCCTAAGCCCGTTAAAGAAGGTGTATCAAAAGAGGAAGCAGAATCAATCAAAACCAAGCTTACTGAAGCTGGAGCTGAAGTTGAAGTCAAATAA
- a CDS encoding DUF1015 domain-containing protein produces the protein MIIKPFKGFRPRPDLAFKVALNPNNLLSEPERREAARQNKYSFAHVVKPRIDFPDEIRKTDLQLFEHARDYFEKMLRQGTILRDEQPCFYIYRMSMQNHSQTGLICCLHIKNYLDGKVKKHENTRAEKEKENVLHISNTRLNSNPVFLAYNPVPEIDILLQFITENESPAYDFFSEAGVQQQVWIVKDEVTLEKLISLFDKKVLFSYIADGHHRAAAAAIYAKQRVQELGGQSDFQDHQYFLSCLFPSNQLRIYEYNRSVKSLNGYSENEFMSRLSEKFFIKEASRSPYRPTKSHRFGMFLESKWFKLKAKEGTYKNDATGVLDVTILQENVLEPILGIKDPRIDKRVDFIPGITELKELEKLVIKGKAMIAFSLYPVTMDQLFAISDKGEVMPPKSTWFEPKLMSGLIIFRMEEQKRFS, from the coding sequence GTGATTATTAAACCCTTTAAAGGCTTTCGCCCGCGTCCAGATCTTGCATTTAAAGTTGCCTTAAATCCAAATAACTTATTGAGTGAACCAGAGAGAAGGGAAGCAGCCAGGCAAAATAAGTATTCATTTGCACATGTAGTTAAACCAAGGATAGATTTTCCGGATGAGATACGTAAAACGGATCTGCAGCTCTTTGAACACGCACGTGACTACTTTGAAAAAATGCTCAGACAAGGAACCATTCTTCGTGATGAACAGCCTTGTTTTTACATCTATCGCATGTCTATGCAGAACCATTCGCAAACGGGTTTGATCTGTTGCCTCCACATTAAAAATTATTTAGATGGCAAGGTTAAAAAGCATGAAAATACGAGGGCGGAAAAAGAAAAGGAAAATGTACTTCACATCAGCAATACCAGGCTTAACAGCAACCCTGTTTTTCTGGCGTATAATCCTGTACCCGAAATTGATATATTGCTTCAATTCATTACCGAAAATGAATCTCCGGCTTATGATTTTTTCTCTGAGGCCGGTGTGCAGCAACAAGTTTGGATCGTAAAAGATGAGGTAACCCTCGAAAAATTAATTTCTCTTTTTGATAAAAAGGTTCTCTTCTCTTATATAGCTGATGGTCACCATCGGGCGGCGGCCGCTGCTATATATGCCAAACAGAGAGTTCAGGAATTAGGAGGCCAGTCAGATTTCCAGGATCATCAATATTTTCTTTCCTGTCTGTTTCCATCCAATCAGTTACGGATTTATGAATATAACCGATCAGTAAAAAGCCTGAATGGTTATTCCGAAAATGAATTTATGAGCAGGCTTTCAGAAAAGTTTTTCATAAAAGAAGCCAGCCGTTCCCCTTATCGCCCCACAAAGTCCCATAGATTTGGAATGTTCCTGGAAAGTAAATGGTTTAAGCTTAAAGCGAAAGAAGGAACCTATAAGAATGATGCTACAGGGGTGCTTGATGTTACCATTTTACAGGAAAATGTTCTGGAACCGATACTTGGTATTAAAGATCCGCGCATTGATAAGAGGGTAGACTTTATTCCTGGTATTACGGAATTAAAAGAGTTAGAAAAATTGGTGATTAAAGGTAAGGCAATGATTGCCTTTTCTCTTTATCCTGTTACAATGGATCAGCTATTTGCAATTTCCGACAAAGGTGAAGTGATGCCTCCTAAATCAACCTGGTTTGAACCGAAGCTTATGAGCGGATTGATTATTTTCAGAATGGAAGAACAAAAAAGGTTTAGCTGA